In one Balaenoptera ricei isolate mBalRic1 chromosome 20, mBalRic1.hap2, whole genome shotgun sequence genomic region, the following are encoded:
- the AXIN2 gene encoding axin-2 isoform X1 codes for MSSAVLVPRLPDPSSSFREDAPRPPVPGEEGETPPCQPGVGKGPVAKPLPVSSNARRNEDGLGEPEGRASPDSPLTRWTKSLHSLLGDQDGAYLFRTFLEREKCVDTLDFWFACNGFRQMNLKDAKTLRVAKAIYKRYIENNSIVSKQLKPATKTYIRDGIKKQQIDSVMFDQAQTEIQAVMEDNAYQMFLTSDIYLEYVRSGGENPACVSSGGLGSLKLVCGYLPTLNEEEEWTCADFKCKLSPTVVGLSSKTLRATVSVRSTETVENGYRRSDPVNPYHVGSGCVFAPAASANDSEISSDALTDDSMSMTDSSVDGIPPYLGGSKKQLQREMHRSVKANGQVCLPHFPRTHRLPKEMTPVEPAAFAAELISRLEKLKLELETRHSLEERLQQIREDEEKEGSELALSAREAGPAQHALSLLPSGSYEEDPQSILDDHLSRVLKTPGGQSPGVGRYSPRARSPDPHRRRHLLQHRAPPPPGGPLLPAAPAPAGCPLLGARGFVSRQTTKHVHHHYIHHHAGPRTREEVEAEAAQRARCPCPVPIPGGADYPCCAKCKSHPGAPEPAAAAQAGGRGRGAVPPRRSGRGSEPGPAGPAREGGAPGGAGPLQPPGEEGDRAQDVWQWVLESERPGKPKPHSAQSTKRAYPLECARASPAGRHHLWAGGNGHPRAHPFTQDPAVPPLTPPNTLAQLEEACRRLAEVSKPPKQRCCAASQQRDRHHSATGPPGATPFSSPSLASEDHKEPKKLAGVHAVQASELVVTYFFCGEEIPYRRMLKAQSLTLGHFKEQLSKKGNYRYYFKKASNEFACGAVFEEVWDDEVVLPTYEGRILGKVERID; via the exons ATGAGCAGCGCTGTGTTGGTGCCTCGCCTCCCAGACCCCAGCAGCAGCTTCCGCGAGGATGCCCCGCGGCCCCCAGTGCCGGGCGAAGAAGGGGAGACCCCACCGTGCCAGCCCGGGGTGGGAAAGGGCCCGGTCGCCAAACCCCTGCCTGTCTCCTCCAATGCCAGGCGGAATGAGGACGGGTTGGGGGAGCCGGAGGGGCGGGCGTCTCCGGATTCCCCTCTGACCAGGTGGACCAAGTCCCTGCACTCCTTGCTGGGTGACCAAGACGGTGCTTATCTCTTCCGGACTTTCCTGGAGAGGGAGAAATGCGTGGATACCTTAGACTTCTGGTTTGCCTGCAATGGATTCAGGCAGATGAACCTGAAGGATGCCAAAACTTTACGAGTAGCCAAAGCGATCTACAAAAGGTACATCGAGAACAACAGCATTGTCTCCAAGCAGCTGAAACCTGCCACCAAGACCTACATCAGAGATGGCATCAAGAAGCAGCAGATCGATTCTGTCATGTTTGACCAGGCGCAGACTGAGATCCAGGCGGTGATGGAGGACAATGCCTACCAGATGTTTCTGACTTCTGATATATACCTCGAATACGTGAGGAGTGGGGGTGAAAACCCAGCCTGCGTGAGCAGCggggggctggggagcctgaagcTCGTGTGTGGCTACCTCCCCACGCTGAACGAGGAAGAGGAGTGGACGTGCGCCGACTTCAAGTGCAAACTCTCCCCCACCGTGGTTGGCTTGTCCAGCAAAACTCTGAGGGCTACAGTCAGTGTGAGGTCCACAGAAACTGTCGAGAATGGATACAG GAGGAGCGATCCGGTGAATCCGTACCACGTGGGTTCCGGCTGCGTCTTCGCGCCAGCCGCCAGCGCCAACGACAGCGAGATATCCAGTGACGCGCTGACCGACGATTCCATGTCCATGACGGACAGTAGCGT aGATGGAATCCCTCCTTACCTCGGGGGGAGTAAGAAACAGCTCCAGAGAGAAATGCATCGCAGCGTGAAGGCCAACGGCCAGGTGTGCCTACCTCATTTCCCG AGAACCCACCGCCTGCCCAAGGAGATGACCCCCGTGGAGCCCGCCGCCTTCGCGGCCGAGCTCATCTCCCGGCTGGAGAAGCTGAAGCTGGAGCTGGAGACGCGGCACAGCCTGGAGGAGCGCCTGCAGCAGATCCGAGAG GACGAGGAGAAGGAGGGCTCCGAGCTGGCGCTGAGCGCCCGGGAGGCGGGGCCCGCCCAGCACGCGCTCTCCCTCCTGCCGTCGGGCAGCTACGAGGAGGACCCGCAGAGCATCCTGGACGACCACCTCTCCAGGGTCCTCAAGACCCCCGGCGGCCAGTCCCCGGGCGTGGGCCGCTACAGCCCCCGCGCGCGCTCCCCGGACCCGCACCGCCGCCGCCATCTCCTGCAGCACCGCGCGCCTCCGCCCCCCGGGGGCCCGCTgctccccgccgcccccgccccggccggCTGCCCCCTCCTCGGGGCCCGGGGCTTCGTGAGCAGGCAGACGACGAAGCACGTCCACCACCACTACATCCACCACCACGCCGGCCCCCGGACCCGGGAGGAGGTGGAGGCCGAGGCCGCCCAGCGCGCGCGCTGCCCCTGCCCCGTTCCCATCCCCGGGGGCGCCGACTACCCCTGCTGCGCCAAGTGCAAGAGCCACCCCGGGGCGCCGGAGCCCGCGGCCGCCGCGCAGGCTGG CGGCCGCGGCCGAGGCGCCGTCCCACCCCGACGGAGCGGGAGAGGCTCGGAGCCGGGCCCGGCCGGGCCAGCTCGGGAAGGAGGGGCCCCCGGCGGAGCGGGGCCGCTGCAGCCACCCGGGGAGGAGGGAGACCGGGCGCAGGACGTATGGCAGTGGGTGCTGGAGAGCGAGCGGCCGGGCAAGCCCAAGCCGCACAG TGCCCAAAGCACCAAGCGGGCCTACCCCTTGGAGTGTGCCCGAGCGTCCCCAGCCGGCCGTCACCACCTGTGGGCGGGTGGCAACGGGCACCCCCGCGCCCACCCGTTCACCCAGGACCCTGCGGTgcctcccctgaccccacccaACACCCTGGCGCAGCTGGAGGAGGCCTGCCGCCGGCTGGCGGAGGTGTCCAAGCCCCCGAAGCAGCG GTGCTGCGCGGCCAGTCAGCAGAGGGACAGGCACCACTCGGCCACCGGTCCGCCAGGAGCCACGCCCTTCTCCAGCCCAAGCCTGGCTTCGGAAGA TCACAAAGAGCCAAAGAAGCTGGCAGGGGTGCACGCTGTCCAGGCCAGCGAGCTGGTCGTCACCTACTTTTTCTGCGGGGAGGAAATCCCGTACCGGAGGATGCTGAAGGCTCAGAGCCTGACCCTGGGCCACTTCAAAGAGCAGCTCAGCAAAAAGGGAAATTATAG
- the AXIN2 gene encoding axin-2 isoform X2 produces the protein MSSAVLVPRLPDPSSSFREDAPRPPVPGEEGETPPCQPGVGKGPVAKPLPVSSNARRNEDGLGEPEGRASPDSPLTRWTKSLHSLLGDQDGAYLFRTFLEREKCVDTLDFWFACNGFRQMNLKDAKTLRVAKAIYKRYIENNSIVSKQLKPATKTYIRDGIKKQQIDSVMFDQAQTEIQAVMEDNAYQMFLTSDIYLEYVRSGGENPACVSSGGLGSLKLVCGYLPTLNEEEEWTCADFKCKLSPTVVGLSSKTLRATVSVRSTETVENGYRRSDPVNPYHVGSGCVFAPAASANDSEISSDALTDDSMSMTDSSVDGIPPYLGGSKKQLQREMHRSVKANGQVCLPHFPRTHRLPKEMTPVEPAAFAAELISRLEKLKLELETRHSLEERLQQIREDEEKEGSELALSAREAGPAQHALSLLPSGSYEEDPQSILDDHLSRVLKTPGGQSPGVGRYSPRARSPDPHRRRHLLQHRAPPPPGGPLLPAAPAPAGCPLLGARGFVSRQTTKHVHHHYIHHHAGPRTREEVEAEAAQRARCPCPVPIPGGADYPCCAKCKSHPGAPEPAAAAQAGAQSTKRAYPLECARASPAGRHHLWAGGNGHPRAHPFTQDPAVPPLTPPNTLAQLEEACRRLAEVSKPPKQRCCAASQQRDRHHSATGPPGATPFSSPSLASEDHKEPKKLAGVHAVQASELVVTYFFCGEEIPYRRMLKAQSLTLGHFKEQLSKKGNYRYYFKKASNEFACGAVFEEVWDDEVVLPTYEGRILGKVERID, from the exons ATGAGCAGCGCTGTGTTGGTGCCTCGCCTCCCAGACCCCAGCAGCAGCTTCCGCGAGGATGCCCCGCGGCCCCCAGTGCCGGGCGAAGAAGGGGAGACCCCACCGTGCCAGCCCGGGGTGGGAAAGGGCCCGGTCGCCAAACCCCTGCCTGTCTCCTCCAATGCCAGGCGGAATGAGGACGGGTTGGGGGAGCCGGAGGGGCGGGCGTCTCCGGATTCCCCTCTGACCAGGTGGACCAAGTCCCTGCACTCCTTGCTGGGTGACCAAGACGGTGCTTATCTCTTCCGGACTTTCCTGGAGAGGGAGAAATGCGTGGATACCTTAGACTTCTGGTTTGCCTGCAATGGATTCAGGCAGATGAACCTGAAGGATGCCAAAACTTTACGAGTAGCCAAAGCGATCTACAAAAGGTACATCGAGAACAACAGCATTGTCTCCAAGCAGCTGAAACCTGCCACCAAGACCTACATCAGAGATGGCATCAAGAAGCAGCAGATCGATTCTGTCATGTTTGACCAGGCGCAGACTGAGATCCAGGCGGTGATGGAGGACAATGCCTACCAGATGTTTCTGACTTCTGATATATACCTCGAATACGTGAGGAGTGGGGGTGAAAACCCAGCCTGCGTGAGCAGCggggggctggggagcctgaagcTCGTGTGTGGCTACCTCCCCACGCTGAACGAGGAAGAGGAGTGGACGTGCGCCGACTTCAAGTGCAAACTCTCCCCCACCGTGGTTGGCTTGTCCAGCAAAACTCTGAGGGCTACAGTCAGTGTGAGGTCCACAGAAACTGTCGAGAATGGATACAG GAGGAGCGATCCGGTGAATCCGTACCACGTGGGTTCCGGCTGCGTCTTCGCGCCAGCCGCCAGCGCCAACGACAGCGAGATATCCAGTGACGCGCTGACCGACGATTCCATGTCCATGACGGACAGTAGCGT aGATGGAATCCCTCCTTACCTCGGGGGGAGTAAGAAACAGCTCCAGAGAGAAATGCATCGCAGCGTGAAGGCCAACGGCCAGGTGTGCCTACCTCATTTCCCG AGAACCCACCGCCTGCCCAAGGAGATGACCCCCGTGGAGCCCGCCGCCTTCGCGGCCGAGCTCATCTCCCGGCTGGAGAAGCTGAAGCTGGAGCTGGAGACGCGGCACAGCCTGGAGGAGCGCCTGCAGCAGATCCGAGAG GACGAGGAGAAGGAGGGCTCCGAGCTGGCGCTGAGCGCCCGGGAGGCGGGGCCCGCCCAGCACGCGCTCTCCCTCCTGCCGTCGGGCAGCTACGAGGAGGACCCGCAGAGCATCCTGGACGACCACCTCTCCAGGGTCCTCAAGACCCCCGGCGGCCAGTCCCCGGGCGTGGGCCGCTACAGCCCCCGCGCGCGCTCCCCGGACCCGCACCGCCGCCGCCATCTCCTGCAGCACCGCGCGCCTCCGCCCCCCGGGGGCCCGCTgctccccgccgcccccgccccggccggCTGCCCCCTCCTCGGGGCCCGGGGCTTCGTGAGCAGGCAGACGACGAAGCACGTCCACCACCACTACATCCACCACCACGCCGGCCCCCGGACCCGGGAGGAGGTGGAGGCCGAGGCCGCCCAGCGCGCGCGCTGCCCCTGCCCCGTTCCCATCCCCGGGGGCGCCGACTACCCCTGCTGCGCCAAGTGCAAGAGCCACCCCGGGGCGCCGGAGCCCGCGGCCGCCGCGCAGGCTGG TGCCCAAAGCACCAAGCGGGCCTACCCCTTGGAGTGTGCCCGAGCGTCCCCAGCCGGCCGTCACCACCTGTGGGCGGGTGGCAACGGGCACCCCCGCGCCCACCCGTTCACCCAGGACCCTGCGGTgcctcccctgaccccacccaACACCCTGGCGCAGCTGGAGGAGGCCTGCCGCCGGCTGGCGGAGGTGTCCAAGCCCCCGAAGCAGCG GTGCTGCGCGGCCAGTCAGCAGAGGGACAGGCACCACTCGGCCACCGGTCCGCCAGGAGCCACGCCCTTCTCCAGCCCAAGCCTGGCTTCGGAAGA TCACAAAGAGCCAAAGAAGCTGGCAGGGGTGCACGCTGTCCAGGCCAGCGAGCTGGTCGTCACCTACTTTTTCTGCGGGGAGGAAATCCCGTACCGGAGGATGCTGAAGGCTCAGAGCCTGACCCTGGGCCACTTCAAAGAGCAGCTCAGCAAAAAGGGAAATTATAG